ATCACCTCCTCGCCCATGGCGGAATCCAGATTTCCGGTAGGCTCGTCGGCCAGTATCAGATCCGGATCATTCATGAGGGCGCGGCAGAGCGCGGCTCTCTGCCTCTCTCCGCCGGACATCTGATACGGATACTTCTTCGTAAGATGGCTGATTCCAAACTGCGCCGTCAGCCGTTCCATCTTCTCTTTCCTCCGCCCAGGCTCCATTTTATCCAGAATAGCCGGCAGCATTATATTCTCTTCCACTGTCAGGCTGTCCATGAGATTGTAGTCCTGAAATACAAAGCCCATGCCCTTTCTCCGGATGTCTGAGAGTTCCTCCTCCCACAGTGTGGCGGTCTCCCGGCCTTTTACATAGAGCTTCCCCTCTGTGGGCTCATCCATCAGACCGAGGATTTTCAGCAATGTTGTTTTCCCGCATCCGGAGCGGCCCATCACTGCAATGAATTCTTCCTCCTCCACGCAGAGACTGATTCCTTTGAGCACCGGTCCCTGCTCTGTATTGTATGTTTTTACCAGTTCTTCTGCCTTTAAGATCGTACTCATGATTACCTCCTCTGTCGCCTTCTGCCCCCGAGGACAGCGCGGATATAACAGGTTCCAAGTATTGCCGTGACGACTGCATAAAGCAACGTATAACACAAAAACAAGATACACAGGTACTTCACATATACTGCCAGCTCCCATGCCGTATACATTCTTTTTGCCGCCACAGCGCATATAAACGAAATGGACAGCAGGACCGCAGGAACATAACTGCCCCACACGATCTTTGCCATCTCCCGTACGAGAAGACGGCGCCGCTCTTTCTCAGGCATGCCGATACTTTTAAGCTGGGAAAACTTCTTCGCCAGCTCTTCCTGCTCCAGCCCGTATTTGATAAAAAAGATAAAGAAACTGCCCGTCAGAAGTCCGGCAAGCACCGCCAGGCAGGCAGCCTTCTTAAAGTGATGCTCTGCCTTCGTCTCAGCAGCAGCCGTCTGCTTTGCATAATACGGCTGTATCCTGTCATCCCAGGAAGCGTCGTTTTTATGCCGCTTCGCATATGTCTGTAGTTTCTGTTCGATAATTTCATAGTCGTCACCGCCGCATTTTATAAGCTTCAGCCGGGTGGGGCCTTCCTTTCCTCCTCCACCGCGGAAGAATCCGTCAAATACGTGGTCGGAAAGCACCACGATGTTCTCCTGCTGTCCCTGCTGAAACATTCCTGTCAGGATGCTGCGTTCACTGCTCTTCATAACATACTGAGGGAACAGGGTCTCTCTCTCCATAAAATCATAACTCCTCACCGGCTGTCCGATACGGAATCTCGGCTCCCTGTCACCTATGTACCATTCCAGCGGATGGCTCTTAACGGAAGTGTCCTGCTGGAACACTACATGGACCTCGTTCTCCTCCAGTTCAAGACTTTTTCCGACCGGTTCTCCCACGGCTCTTTTCAGTTCCCGGTAGCATGTCTCCGGCACCGCGATATGCTGGCCCTGGGGCCAAAGAACTCCCATATACTGGTTGGCGGCAGCCTGCTTCCATGTATATGGCGCGCCGAGGGGCGTCGTACACCTGAGCATCGGCCACGTATGGATTTCAACGTCACAGGTGGCGGAAAGGTCTGAAAAATAGTCCTCATCCTCTTCATAGGACATACAGACAAAGTCATACGGGTAGAGGCCGGCCGCGCTGCCGGCAGCTTCCACTGCGGCATATTCCGGAATGTAGATCATACCGGAGAGCAGATGAAGCGCAAAAAGCAGATACCAGAACCTGTAATTTGTCTTAAACCGGTACCGCCACGGCAGGATGGAAAGCAGTCTTTCCCCTTGTGTTTCCGACCGTCTGCTGCTGTATGCAGCTGTCCTGGCATGCAGGAAATAAAACAGCACAAAGGAACCGATGAGCATCCATATATTAGCAGAGAACTTCTCTGCCTCCGGCGGAAGCCAGTATCGTACCGCCGCCGACACAGTGACTGCCGTGCCTGCCGCAATGCCCGGTACGAGAAACCGATGCGGCATTTTCTCCGCCTCCTGTCTTCTTGTGGAGAGCTTAAACAAGCTTTCGTGCCCGAACAAATGATAATTAATGAGAGAGGACACTAAAACGGCCGCCCCATAGATACCCGCTGTTGCGGCCGCTGTCTTCCATCCGCCTGCAGACCATGGTCTGCTCCCGGTGATATCTGCAAGCAATGTCTTTCCGGCCAGAAAGAGTACCGAGGCGGCCAGGAACAGCCCCGCAAAATAAGCGAACAGCAGACAGACTGTATATTCCAGAGCAATTATGAGTCTCAGCGTATTCTTTCTTATACCAAGGCTGTAAAAAATGCTGTAGTTGTGCATTCGTGTCCTGAGGTAATGTGTGATGATCAGCGCCAGTATCAGGACGGAAATACATGCCGCAACCGGAAGGATCTCCCCCAGTATACGCTGCATGCCATTGCCGTAGCCTGTGCCGATGCCGGCGCCGCCCGCCTTAAGTCCGTACTGAACTCCAAGCAGAGTGTGAAGTATCGTAACGACGCCTCCTGCACCTAATATAAACAGAAAATAACTCTTCCGGTTATGGACAAAATTTCTCCAGACGACGTGATAGAAGCCCCGGTCATACCTTCCGGGGAAATGTTTTCTACGCTTTTTTTCTTCCTTCTTCTCTTGTTCTTCCCTCTTAAGCGCCTCTGCCTCATCCCGGATCTGTTTTCTCTGTTCCAGGTATACATGCCCCAGACTGTCGATCCCGACAGCGATAACAGAGACGATAAGTCCGTCGTCCGGCAAATACCCGCCGAATGTCACCAGCACGAGAAATACCGTCAGTGTCATGCCATAGATGATATATCTCAGAAACCGCGGATTTTTGCCAAACAGAAGCAGCACGATCCTTAGAATACTTAAGGCAGCTGCCGCCGCGGCCACATACAGAAGAAAATACGACGGCAGAAACTGAGCATATGCACTGTCTTTTGTCACCGCTTCACGTGCAGTCACCGTCACCCGGCTGAAATATTCCGGCAGTCCTCCGCTGGCATACACCGCTTTCAGAAACAGGGGCAGTGTATACCTCTTTCCCGCAAAAGTCAGCCATTTCAAACATAAGACAGAAGCCACAAAAACAACCGACGTTCCGATGCCGAGGAGCCGGCCTTCACTGCGCAGTCCGCACTTTTTTTTGCTGTTTTTACTCCTGTTGCCGTTCTCTTTTTTCATTGCCTTCCCTCCCTCATCACAAGACTAAAGACCCAGGCTGCAGCTTAGATCAGCGGCAGTACAAAAGTTATATGCCCGCAGCCAGAATTGCCATACCTACAATACCGACGATCACAAAGCACGCAATTTTAAGCAGGATCGAAGCCGCTGTCGATGAATGCCACAGACGCGGGATCAAATGCGGTGTTCATGCAGGGACAAACCCGGGCATACAGATGAGTATTGACGCCGGCTTTGATACGATCGAACACGCCACGTTCATGACGCTGGACCATGCAAAGCAGATGGCGGAAAAAGGCATCGCGTGGACACCGACTATCATGGCGTATACGCTGCTTTATGATATCTGTAAAGAAAACCTTGAAAAGAATGCAAATGCTCCGGTAAATGACCCTGTTATGCAGAAAGAAA
This is a stretch of genomic DNA from [Clostridium] hylemonae DSM 15053. It encodes these proteins:
- a CDS encoding ABC transporter ATP-binding protein, encoding MSTILKAEELVKTYNTEQGPVLKGISLCVEEEEFIAVMGRSGCGKTTLLKILGLMDEPTEGKLYVKGRETATLWEEELSDIRRKGMGFVFQDYNLMDSLTVEENIMLPAILDKMEPGRRKEKMERLTAQFGISHLTKKYPYQMSGGERQRAALCRALMNDPDLILADEPTGNLDSAMGEEVIQWFRRLNEEWHKTVIIVTHDPKIACRCKKVLLLKDGLLIRELDRGTAGGFYEEILESTAGL
- a CDS encoding ABC transporter permease; the protein is MKKENGNRSKNSKKKCGLRSEGRLLGIGTSVVFVASVLCLKWLTFAGKRYTLPLFLKAVYASGGLPEYFSRVTVTAREAVTKDSAYAQFLPSYFLLYVAAAAAALSILRIVLLLFGKNPRFLRYIIYGMTLTVFLVLVTFGGYLPDDGLIVSVIAVGIDSLGHVYLEQRKQIRDEAEALKREEQEKKEEKKRRKHFPGRYDRGFYHVVWRNFVHNRKSYFLFILGAGGVVTILHTLLGVQYGLKAGGAGIGTGYGNGMQRILGEILPVAACISVLILALIITHYLRTRMHNYSIFYSLGIRKNTLRLIIALEYTVCLLFAYFAGLFLAASVLFLAGKTLLADITGSRPWSAGGWKTAAATAGIYGAAVLVSSLINYHLFGHESLFKLSTRRQEAEKMPHRFLVPGIAAGTAVTVSAAVRYWLPPEAEKFSANIWMLIGSFVLFYFLHARTAAYSSRRSETQGERLLSILPWRYRFKTNYRFWYLLFALHLLSGMIYIPEYAAVEAAGSAAGLYPYDFVCMSYEEDEDYFSDLSATCDVEIHTWPMLRCTTPLGAPYTWKQAAANQYMGVLWPQGQHIAVPETCYRELKRAVGEPVGKSLELEENEVHVVFQQDTSVKSHPLEWYIGDREPRFRIGQPVRSYDFMERETLFPQYVMKSSERSILTGMFQQGQQENIVVLSDHVFDGFFRGGGGKEGPTRLKLIKCGGDDYEIIEQKLQTYAKRHKNDASWDDRIQPYYAKQTAAAETKAEHHFKKAACLAVLAGLLTGSFFIFFIKYGLEQEELAKKFSQLKSIGMPEKERRRLLVREMAKIVWGSYVPAVLLSISFICAVAAKRMYTAWELAVYVKYLCILFLCYTLLYAVVTAILGTCYIRAVLGGRRRQRR